From the genome of Euwallacea similis isolate ESF13 chromosome 24, ESF131.1, whole genome shotgun sequence, one region includes:
- the LOC136416696 gene encoding uncharacterized protein, protein MAGNKNSQISLVDFVILQFFYAFHSVYNAILSIFSWQFWQKQPTQIAPSTLPHEKRHFIRLYKIEPRAEGEKPVCYMKVIEFDSSCPPEEIRRRKLSYDFQSSQQIMNYRQHQRTKSDNDLSRICRNNLRY, encoded by the exons ATGGCAGGCAACAAAAACAGCCAAATTAGTCTTGTAGATTTTGtcattttgcagtttttttacGCATTCCATAGCGTGTATAATGCTATTCTGTCGATATTCAGCTG GCAGTTTTGGCAAAAACAACCAACTCAAATTGCTCCATCAACACTTCCGCACGAGAAACGCCACTTCATTCGGTTATATAAAATAGAACCTAGAGCGGAGGGTGAAAAGCCTGTGTGTTACATGAAGGTCATCGAATTCGACAGTTCGTGCCCTCCAGAAGAAATAAGGAGAAGGAAATTATCATACGATTTTCAAAGTAGCCAACAAATTATGAATTATCGTCAACATCAAAGAACGAAAAGTGATAACGACCTATCCCGGATCTGTCGCAACAATTTGCGATATTGA
- the Ppt1 gene encoding palmitoyl-protein thioesterase 1 — translation MSATSNNYPLCLVLVLTILGPFLLGHGSAEPTPIVMWHGMGDSCCFDFSLGAIKEKLNTSIPGVYVLSLQIGDSVMKDVENGYFLHPDEQIKMACDIINEDPKLAGGFNAIGFSQGAQFLRALVQRCSTAKVKNLISVGGQHQGVYGLPNCGALSSNTCDYIRKLLNHAAYIGWVQNALVQATYWHDPLNEQEYKNYSSFLSDINNEKQVNENYVTHLQALDNFVLIKFNNDTIVQPVDTEWFGFYKPGQSVEMESLEESDLYTEDRLGLKKLNENNKLKFLATSGNHLKFEWAWFEKNVVAPYLRD, via the exons ATGTCGGCCACGAGCAATAATTATCCACTATGCTTGGTGTTAGTGTTGACAATTTTAGGTCCATTCCTTTTGGGACATGGGTCCGCAGAACCCACACCAATCGTCATGTGGCATGGAATGG GCGATTCCTGTTGCTTTGACTTTAGCCTCGGAGCCATAAAGGAGAAACTAAACACGTCGATTCCAGGAGTCTATGTTCTTTCTTTGCAAATTGGAGATTCTGTCATGAAAGATGTGGAAAATGG ATACTTCCTACATCCAGATGAGCAAATAAAAATGGCTTGTGatattattaatgaagatCCAAAGCTCGCAGGAGGATTTAATGCCATCGGGTTCTCTCAAGGAGCGCAATTTTT GCGAGCTTTAGTGCAAAGGTGCTCCACAGCTAAAGTAAAAAACCTCATTTCTGTTGGAGGACAACATCAAGGCGTGTATGGCTTACCAAATTGTGGTGCTTTGTCCAGTAACACCTGCGATTATATTAGGAAGTTGCTGAACCATGCTGCTTACATAGG ATGGGTGCAAAATGCTTTAGTGCAAGCCACTTATTGGCATGACCCTCTCAACGAGCAGGAATATAAGAACTATAGCAGTTTCTTGTCGGACATCAACAATGAAAAGCAAGTCAACGAAAATTATGTAACACATTTGCAG GCACTGGACAATTTTGTGctaatcaaatttaacaatGACACAATCGTCCAGCCAGTGGACACTGAATGGTTTGGATTCTACAAGCCTGGCCAATCTGTAGAGATGGAATCGTTGGAGGAATCTGATTTATATACTGAG GATCGACTAGGATTGAAGAAACTGAATGAGAACAACAAGTTGAAGTTCCTGGCCACCTCAGGAAACCATCTCAAGTTTGAATGGGCGTGGTTTGAGAAAAACGTCGTTGCGCCATATTTGCGAGACTGA
- the LOC136416683 gene encoding mpv17-like protein — MSKLRTIFRSFLEKHPIIGNSIVYGTLCVAAETSQQALNKKVLEKPPKPLDKDIIGRYAIYGTVVAGPLLSIWYKYLDMKLPGKTMKIVAKKMFIDQFFFTPQLLVVFYVTMSILERKPDLLEECKRKFIDTFSASCLFWIPAQTINFSLVPSVYRVTYVGSCSFAWINILCWFKRQDISDKVQVVEPIKSDDGTVQVEYVKSGNI; from the exons atgagcAAACTGAGAACAATATTTCGTTCCTTTCTGGAAAAACACCCAATAATTGGAAACTCTATCGTCTATGGAACCCTGTGTGTTGCCGCGGAAACATCCCAGCAAGCACTGAACAAGAAAGTACTG GAAAAACCTCCAAAACCTCTGGATAAAGACATAATAGGGCGCTATGCTATTTACGGCACTGTAGTCGCGGGCCCTTTACTATCAATCTG GTACAAATACCTCGACATGAAATTACCTGGAAAGACCATGAAAATTGTCGCCAAGAAAATGTTCATTGACCAGTTCTTCTTCACACCCCAACTCTTGGTAGTGTTTTATGTCA CAATGAGCATCTTGGAGAGAAAGCCGGATCTTCTGGAAgaatgtaaaagaaaattcattGACACCTTCTCAGCAAGCTGCTTGTTTTGGATTCCAGCACAAACCATAAATTTCTCTTTGGTTCCCAGCGTGTACAGGGTGACATACGTTGGTAGCTGTTCATTTGCCTGGATTAACATTTTATGTTGGTTCAAACGCCAGGATATTTCTGATAAGGTTCAAGTTGTCGAGCCTATTAAAAGCGACGATGGCACAGTGCAAGTAGAATATGTTAAAAGtggtaatatttaa